The segment tttcttctattaatattatttgagactgttatttattgtgtataggagcaactttaatgactgaattttcccccaggataaataaagtatttctgattctgattcttgcGATATCGAGAAACTGAAAATTTGTTACACCCTAAAGTATTATATTttaacttgaaaaaataatacaacacaGGCATCATATAAATCTTCCAATCTTCAATCTTTAAGAACTCAAAAGAAGATGTTTAATTGCAAAGAGGCAAGTAGTGGCTTGCATAAACAGCCCAAGTAGCTGCTTTAAATAAGTCCCGCCTCTGACAACGAAAATAGCCAATGAGAGTTGAGAATTTTTGAGTGGCACCAGAGGGGGTCAATCAGATTTCAAAAGGGGTCAGAGCCACCATTTTCCACCCTCTATACATGCCCCTGTTTAGAATTCAAATATGAATAGatacaaacaaatgttaaaaccGGGTACGTAACATTATTCCTTATAACAAATGATTTATTACACACTTATTTAGATAATTGTAGTACTTGTAATAACAGTAatgataaatcatttaaataaatcatctaTAATATATTGCTGTTAAAAAGCATTGATATGAGGACGTTCAGCACAGCTTTGTGACCGTAGAACCGAACAGGTAGGCCTGTGTAGATGTTCTAACCTACCTGTAACACTGAAGCTAACTGACATGAAGAGGGAGACCAGTTTAACCCGGGTTAACTATCCAGCAGCAGTCTAACAGTTAGCAGATAGCGTTAGCTCACCTCGAGGCTGCTCCTGGTCCGATGGTCCTCACAGGACGAGTTAAACACAGTCTCTGCCCCTCGTTCAGGTCTGTAGCTGGGTTAGCAAACACACCTCTCCATCTtcgtcatcatcttcatcactgcatgtaaacagcagcagcagcgcgaGCTCATGCCTCGCTAAGCTAGCTCCATCCGGTGAGAACAAACTGAACGAAACACGAAGAGAAAATCATTTCAGACAAAGAGTAGGAGATAACTGCTTCTTTATTAAAGTTAACATCATAGACACCTTCTTCTTCAGTGTCAAAACACACCGTAACACCTGTCTGACACCGGAAGAGAACCACtggtttcaaaataagagctccAAGATGGCTGCCTAATTTCTACtttctgaaaaaaattaaataaagagcGTGAAAAACTTCAGTAATGTCCTTCTATTTTTCCCTTTAGCTAACAGAACACAATACAAGCTAAAGTGATAATGTTAAGCACGAAAGGTGACATTTTTCATGATCTTACATCAatacaaactaaacaaaaataacaatcaaATGCTTGTGATTCATTCAattatttctcaattgctaaaacacatttcttggcATCCACCATGCTTTTCTcgacactataagcacaaaacccaattttcaaactacattcaccaaacctctgactcttcctgcaaaaccaaacaatgttgtcagatcatacccaaagtcaatcaaaattaaaacaatactgagcagtcattacacactacatcaaaaaattgaaaacacaaagctcaggacatgaagctctagaaataatgtttatggttcacagtaggctaaattaattttgcaacaacaacaaaaaatcctctttgaatgTAGCTCAtgtacagtaaaaaataaagtaaaaacaaatataaatgagaagcacATTGCAGTGTAATCCACGAAATCAAACTGAAGTTCTTACAGCATCTACAGCACAatcattcagccacagcatcaGGTTTACGTGCTGGGTAAGGCCACAGGCTTTCATTCACGTCACAGGACACACAAAACCCCTGGCGTGCTGGATCTaggcttatattggtttcctcacatcattagccacatTTTGAGTGGTTGTATTTAAGCTGTGGCACCCGTGCTTGAAATGTGTTAAACTTTTGatacctgtgcttaccattatgaAACATAAGTGTATCGCattgcaacatgtgttttagtgagtgagaatgtgtttgcaagttgtgtctaacaggtgaaaagtgcttatggttttcccaaaagagtgactgattcaatacatgggttcaggccgctaaggaatttggttcagacaacagggtttagtgttttagcaattgagaaatactgtaataagAAGATTCAaggttcaagattcaagaaagctttattgccaagtgagctcgcacacacaaggaatttgatgaATGGAACACTCAtatttaacaacaagacagtaaggacacaacaagacagtaaggacaataaatatgttaacctaaacaaaattttaaatttctaaataaaaataaaatctgtacaatgaaaggtatagaagtacttttaaagacatgaaataagttaaattagcttaagccagagtgcacatgtagtagatgaatacaATTATAAGATATGTTAATAATAATTTACAATTTTGCAAATGGATcttgaggtattgcaccggaaatcaaagtattgcacatgaatgtgaaatatcacaggagtctttaaTGGTTTACAGTTTGATTGTTAAAGAAAGAAGTGTTGTTGTAAATATTCATAAAGCTGTCCAAATATGTTTGATTACATCATTTCAGTGTTACTTTATCTATCAGGTCAAAATCAGAATTTTTCTTTATAGTTTAAACTATTAAGATGCTTTAATAAGAAGGTTTTAACCTTTTCTTTAGTGTCGTAGTGTGTATTCATCAAAATTAGTTTGACTAGACTTTTAAAATACTTACACAATGCCACCAGATGTTTATTAAATCACAAAGTCCTTGACCAAATGAGGAAGATCATTTTATTAAACCATTGAGATTTAATAAACGttggagaaaaaacaacatttttttttggtttgctGGTGTAACTCCATGagtttccccgttgtgggatgaataaaggagtatcttatcttatcttatcttaaactttGTGGTTTAGCAAGTATGCAGCTTGTTAATGCTGatttttaactgttttgtgtgtgtgtaaccagCCATTTTCATGAGAATATTgtaatatatacatatttttgtgTGCACAAGACAATTACCTTGTGTGCACAGTATGAAAATGAGCCCCTTATGGAACTTCAGTGGctccataaaataaataaaaaccacaaGCACTATTTCAACCTGGTGGTCAAGATAACAAAAATGTTGCGTGtttaaaatcaatgttaaaaaaacatgaataaagagAATATTGTTCTGggtattttaaaaaagtaatattttCCTACAAcagtaaatgtatttaaataacaTGATTTCACAGATTAAATAATAATGCACAGTTTGATAACAGGATGAAAGATCAAAACCGACATAATCAAACCATTCACtgtaaaagttatctaaaagaATAACAATTGCTCAATGGTTGTAcatacaaacatttttattagacatttttataaataatataatataaagaaCTTGTAGTCCTATGAGTGTTTCAGATATCTCATGAACAGGTTCAttagaacaacaacaaacagacattttgaacatgtttaatctttaaaaatagaGGTTACAAGAAGTGTGACATGCGATTGTTTTGTGAAGCTTTTGTATGCTTTAAATACGAAGCAGGAGGTGATAttaatcataaataaaaacaaactatagAATGAAGTTACAGTgagttattattgtatttttcaggTGTAAGTCTGGTCCAGAGCACAGTGAGCCAGCCTTAGGTTCTCTCTCAGTTCATGCGTCTCTCGCTCAGTTTTGGCTCTTAGGACGTTCAGCTCTGTTAACATCTCTTTGTATTTCTTCGTGGCGTTTCTCTTTTCCTgtaatgtcagaaaaaaatgactGGTTTAgtttctgtttacattttcaaaccttGTTTTATCAGGTTTTACATTATAGGGAGACAATAATCTTTTGCACTGAAGATGTGAAGGAGTTTGAAgacaaatcatttttttttttttaataacttctCCCTCTTAAAAGGTACTTCTGAACCCGAGCCCTAATCAAACAGGTGTTGGGGTATTAATTGCTAATATTTTCAGACTGTTTTTGGGTTACTCTCCTGTTGGCAGCTGAAACATTCTCGCAGCATAACCCTTTGGGGGCAATAAAAGTGATTAAGATAAGTTGACTAAAAGGTCTTGTTTGTATCACTGACAGACTCAGTTTGTTATTCCTAGAGTctgaaaacatttcagaaagGATCCCTACTGAGATTAACCTTTTCTTTTAAGAGGATAAGGATTTGATAACCAGAAACAGCTGCCACATCACTCTCTACAAAGACACTAAACTCTATGTACAAAAACAGGTATTTAACTACCAGATTAAAGGAGTCATTGGTCTACCAATGCCTCGATCAGTTACTGTAAATATGTCATGTTATTCTCAGGTTTGATTTCCAGTTGCTGCGTGTCTTACACTCTGAGCAGTCTGCAGTTCGTCCTTCAGAGATGTTGTCTCCTGTATCAGACTCTGAACCTCGGACTCCTTCACTCTCAGAGTGATCTAAAATGAAAAGATGTGATGATCAGCTTTACATAATCAgagaaaagttgtaaaaagttcaaaaagagaaacactggaATGACACATAGCAGCATTATAAGAAGGTGGAAAGAGGACTACACTTTAGGCCGTTAAAATGAAGTGGAACTGTAATAGAGTGGAATGACCTCTTCCCACATAGAGATGCAGAGTCATTGTAATTATTTGCTGCAGGTGCAACTGCAATTATAGCAGTGAACACAAGAGAGAGCCAAGCAGCTTCAATAAACACAGTCAGTACTGTCTCAGTTCATTCTTGGTTTCTTTCCAGAGATCCTGAAATAATCCAAGACAGTTACTTCAGTACTTCTTGCTGGTAGAAGTACTTAGAATCTTTTCATAATGAGAGGTATTACAAAACAACTAATTATAACCTGTTGCAGAGTTTaatgatattttaaaagaagaacTGAATAATGTAAAGGTAATTTTTTTGTCCACAAATGACATTCAAGCACAACTGAAATATAAAGAAACTTGTTGAAGTTCTTGGCAAACTGTAGATTTTATCACATCCAGCAGTGACTGAGACATTAAACTTGATGTAGGGACGCGTTTGTTCACATGATTAATGAGAGTCTGATACTAACTCTGTTTTAGCTCTGACTTATATATCTACAAAGAaatatgtctgtctgtcctttaAGCTGCTAAATGCTAAGTTCAGTCAATTTTAGAAGCttttgaaatataaataaagataaggaTTTACAAATTGAATTCAGTTTTAAGTTTGTGTTCTTAGTTTCATGAAGggagttttctttttgtataaaagataaaagacgggggcgctggtggcctagcggtctaagcgaaGGGATCGCCGGCtcaattcctggccggtcgaccatctcctgcatgtcttcccctgctccccactccccacatctcctgtctctctttagctgtgctatcaaataaaggcaaaaaggccaaaaactataaataaaaaaaagatgagaatCTTCATTTTATTGTGATGTACTTCTCTTTCTATCTGCACAGGTGTGTCTGCAGAGGAAACCTTACCTCCATCTCATAAACGTCCATCCTCTGACTGAGTGGCAGGTCATCCTGCTTCACCTGAGAGCACAGCCTGGTGATCTCTGCCGCCAGGTGAGCACTTAACTCCTGAACAGGTCACAGAAAAACATGATGAGTGTACACAGCTGATTgacctgtgtgtttataaatcCTCAGAGTCATCAGCCAAAAACAAccaaattgtgtgtgtgtgtgtgtgtgtgtttgtgtgtgtctcacttGGTTCCTGGTCCTCAGGTGCTGGTTCTCTTgctgacacacactcagtgcTTTCCTCTCCGCCTCCAGGGCCTGAACAAGATGGCCGACCTCCAAACACCTGAGAGAGAACTGCTGAGAGAGCACCTGCAGCTCCCTCTGAGAGGAGGCCAGCtcctccctgcacacacacacacacacacacacacacacacacacacacacacacacacacacacacacacacacacacacacacacacacacacacacacacacacacacagagttagaaTATTAGATAGTCATCTTTAATCAGTATTCTGTCTCTAGTCTGCGATGAATGGTGTGTACCTGTGCCGTCTGTATATTTCTTCCAGGGGAGTGTTTCCTGAGCTGCACTCACACTGATGTCTCCTGTTCTCCTCCTGAAGCTCCACACGGTGTGCATTTTTTATTGCCTCGATTGCTGACAGGAAAACACAGGcaaaataaacttcaactgTTGACAAGTAAACTAAtagatgaaaaacactgaacaagagAACAACCCATATGTTGTTAGTACAAGAAATTGCAAAATAAGACAGATTACTTGCCTGAAAATTAGCTATAGAAACTGTTGAGTTCAACCCCATACAGCTGTCatattatattacatatatttGAGTTATTGAGACCAGAACtgatttttgtaccaggctgtaaacatgttttttctacTGAGGCTCTATGGGGAGtcaccatagactataaataatggacgttgtatccgtgacgtcacccatctgttcctgagcacttttttgaagccaatcgtcggcggcagccatattggaaatgcggaactcaaccaggcatggtgtgacgtaaagaggcggggtttgagcctcctagccaacagctatgtgttcccgtcccgggagtcaagtcagtcatgtccttatttgagcaaaaactcgtaatcttaagatcttctgaaccgttgcgttagaaaaaaattcacccctcatacagtgtgtaccgatacagaaattagctacatagacccaagctgttttttttaaccaggctgtaaacatgtttattaatgctgcaaagatcgttgtttttgaatgagtgtgtatgtggtttctggtgcttctgcagccagcctcaagcggattctcgatgaattgcagtttataacacttcagcatgggcttcattctttgagaccggaggttgccgcatgGGATTCACTCACTTTTGGAAccggcctctagtggacactccaggaactgcagtttttccacACTTCAGTGCTAGCTTCATAGTTAAGTGATTAAATTAAAcccaaaatgtataaaatatctGATGCTGTCCCTACTGACCAGTTGCAGTGGCAgcgctctcctcctccagcagtctgtctctctccatcaggaGGCGCTCCACCTCCTGATGGTGTCGACgctgcagctcctccaccaCCTTCGAGTGCGACTCCTCCATGGAGCCCAAGCCCCGCCCACAAGTGGCCTGAAGGGAGAAAAGAGAACTTCActgtattatttctttataaaagGCTTACATTTAagcttcatttatttaaaaggtTTTACTCTTTTGGAAGGAAGAAGAGACCACAACCTCTTAGACTGTCCCGTCTCTCCATAAATGAATTAAAAgcctaaaaataaactttaaaaagtattcaATACATAAGAGTTTCAACAAAATAACTCTCTACCTTCAGTTTGTCCATCTCTTTCTCGTGTTGCCTCTGAACAGAACTCAGTTTCCCATCAAACCCCTCTTTCATGACGAacagctgctcctccagctccttcacGAGTCCTCTCAACAGCAAAATCTCCTCTATGTCTGCTTCTGCGGATTCTTCTCCTTTCATTGAGtcctcctccatcttctcctcatctttatcctcctcctcctcttctgcctgTTCAACATTTTCCTCTGAGATAATTTGATATTCCATCTCAGTCTCAACGTCCTGTGTTTGAGTCTCTTCTGTCTGACAGCTTGAGTCTGTCTGCTCCCTCatcgatgatgatgatgattgttGCTCCCCtctgtttgttagtttttccCTCAGCTCTTGGTTTTCTTTCAGCAGGTCGACACAGTTTGAGCACAGAGAAGGAGTAGAAGAAGTTGGGGGAGTCTGTTTTTTGTCTTCAGGTTTTCTCTCACACTTTGACTGAAGATGATTTAAACGACTACAGGACAGAGATTCAGCagctgcaaagagagagagcctgAACCAGGAATCATCTGACAGTTGAGAGTCTGAAAGTCTGGTGGCCAGCAGGTGGAGTCTATCCTGGATGGTGGAGCTGATGGAGGAGCTGACGGAGGAGGCAATAAGATTCAACAAAGAAATTTTCATCTTTGTGACATCTCTGAAATGAATTTCATCTGTCCTACAGATTAAATTTATATCCATCAGATCTTTGCCTTCACCTGTTTCAGGAATTAGACTTAGCCCTAAACACAGTATCTGCTTCTCCACCATCATCCTCTCCGTCACCTCCCTGAGGAGCTCCTTCTCTGGTTTCTCCTCCAGGTCTTTGGAGCCATTTGTCTCAAGTTTAGTGAGCATGGACCTCCAAAGCACCTCCTCCATCTTCAGCTGACTCTTCATCATtggctcttcctcctcatcactcAGGCTAACCTCCACCTCCTGCATCAGCTCCCAGAGTTTATCCACAgccttcatcctcttcatcatgtCCTCAATCACTGCACAGATCTTTTCTTCAACAGAAACTAAaactctgctgctctcttcatccatgtgaCTCCACCCCCTGAATTCAGGCTCCGCCTCCTCAGTCAATTGATGGTTACATTTCTCCACCTCCTCAATTTCAGTATTCTGCATGTGAAGCCCCTCAAAGTTCTGCTCTGATTGGTAAGGCTGTGTCTCAAGCTTCACCTCAGGTTCCTCAAAACACTGAGGGCGaagttcctcctcttcctcagtgtcCTCCTTTAGCTCCTCCCCTTTTTCCGCAGCATCGCTCACCTCTAACAGCTCCTCAGTCTCCCTCAGACTTTCAACAAGGGAGGAGATCAGACTCTGAGCCTCTAGCAGCTCCTGGCTCCTCAGAATTAGCCCAGCCTGCAAGACCTCAACCGCTTCgctttcctcctccccctcctcctcctcttcttcatggaGGTGTCCAGGTTCTTCACCAAGGAGGTGTTGGAGCTCTTCATAAGGGAGTTGTTGGGTTTCAGAGGACCTCCTGCTAATCTCTGCCCTCAGGCCCTCAATCTCATGGTTAGCCTCGGTCAGCTGGTGCAGCAGctcctggttcctctggttcaGAGCCTCCTCCTGGCAGAGGAGCAGCTGCATGTCCTGTGTGAGCCTCCTCTGCACCTCATGGTCTGGAGGAAGATGCTGCTCCACACAGATGCTCTGAGGGGAGTCATCAATGTCAGCAGACTGATCAGTGATCAATGATGACTCTCTGATATCCATTATTATGTCTGAGCCGTGAACACGCTCACAGCCCTGATGATTCTGCAGGTCTGAGTTAGTCTTTCCCTCTATGTGTGACAcaagtgatgatggtgacgatGATGAGGGTGTGGTGCCTGTATGAAGCAGGTCTCTCAGGTTTCCCTCTGAGTCAAGCAGCAGGATGGTGGGTGTTACAGGAGGAGTTTTCACCTGCTGTGAGCTCTCTCTGGTTCCTCTCAGAGCCTCTACTTGGATGTCTGATGATTGGTCATGATCGGTTGCTGCCTTCAGCTGATCCTCTAGCTTTAGTCTGAGATGCTCTGAGTCTTCCAACCGAGCCTTTAGATCCTCcacctataaaaacaaaaaactgttctGTACATAAGATGTCTCACATCTGAAATCTGAAGCTACAATAACTTATTGATGATATGATTTAGAGAgattataaaaagaaacatcatgatgtgaaaatcaaGTGTGTCTCTCACCTTCGTCCGGTACTGGTCCAGGAGCTCCTCAGAGTCTCTGCTCTCAGTAAAAACAGGAACACTATTCTCTGGTCTGAAGAAAAGCGTCTCCACCTTCCTCCAGcactcctccacttcctctttcctccagcactcctcctctgtcctctgctgtGAGTCTGGACTCAGAGACAGGTCCAGCATGCCCTCatacctcctccttctctcttccttcctcctcctcccctcagtgCTCACGGCTCCATTTCTCTGAGGGTCCTGACTGGGTTCAGTCTGAGACTTGAACCCAGTCCAGTACAAGGTCCTGTTCCGTCCATCTTTTCGTCTCTGCGCCACACTGACATGTTTAATCTGAGCGTCTCTCTCTGAGGACGGGGAGTCCAGAGTCAGGTCGGGTCTGTGGAGGAGCTCAGGTGAGACCCGGAGTCCAGGTAGACTGTTCAACACAGGACAGGTGAGTTTGGATACGAGAAAAATATCAGAGTATACAGCAGGAATCATTCATTAATCAAACTtactaaaaataaatgtgtcaaGTGAACAAATAAATGTGTCAATAATTAATGAAAAAGCTCTCTTAAAAATCTAAGACAGCTTTTTCTACATTGATTATAACTAGtttaaaattctgttttttatcctgatttttcccacattgatatttgtatttaatgttaCCTGGTGACATCAGGTGCGTTTGCTGGATGGACGTTCCTCATCAGAGCCTGAATCCAACTCCTGCGGCTCCCTGCTGTCATGGCCGACAGCGTGAAAACACCCTGCAGAGTCTGTGAGGTAAAAAACATTGAACTTCCTGTTAACATAAAGcatgtctttttgttttaatgcagaaaaaacatgattttatattttctttgctATCAAAGAGTCCTTCTTACTTGGATCAGGAACCCATACGTCCTCTGAACGTCACACTCAGAAACGTTATAACAGTGTGTCAGCTCGATTTCTCCTTCAAGATCTGAGCACTGACATAGAGAGAAAAAGacttcaacatttcaaactacactacatttgattttaaaacaacattaatgtgAACGCACCTCTTCGGCTAGAGAGTCCCTGTAAAACCTCAGAGTGTTCGTCGACAGAACAAACCAGAACTTCttccactgcaggaaacacaggaggaaGTAAAAAGATGTTATGtaaagaaataatttgaataaataacataaatcaATATAAATGACACTGAAATGTTTACCTGCTCATTGTCATCCAGTTTGACCATCcaaccttttttaaagtttaataaaTCCAGCtgtggaaacaaaacaaaacagtataaaCTACAAATAACTATTACAGTCATTTATTAATGTGATCTATTTATATTAAGGGTGtaaagtgaaacatttttaaaagcaaactcaagacctacctttttagtctcgctttaaactgagtttcattcttaaaacagttttacgtcaccttactttattaatttattatctttttattatcacaatttagtcactttttgaATTATAGCATCTcagtttcttttactggtttaatattttagtgttttattattttagtaatttattttattttggtgagcttAGTTTCCTgcgttgagttttaacatcttattttacctcaagtgtttcctcattaagataacatgagagtgTTTCAGTGGCTGTTCAGCaaattctttttatttatttgtatttgtattattactattattatttttgcatatattgtgttcttaaccttaggattgtgggttgggtttggggtcgaggctggggttgggattaggatggggggaggtctttttatttatttcttatttttataatttgaatttattcaatttaaattgtttttatttacagcacgttgtgttacaatgtcatcgTATGAAAGGCTCTTTATAAATAGAGTATgtttgattgagtgattgattggtCGATACATATTTATACAGAACTGGCACTTCTGGTTAGGGGTCAAAACAAAAGTCATTAAAATCCAAGGTCCCCACATGAACCACAAAAcgggagcacacacacacacacagcatgtgcAGCTTGACTTGTAGGCTACTATAAGACAGATTTCAGTACAGTGACTGTCTTAAGAAATCACCTCAAAGTATACTGAGTTAGAACTCTCTTTAACCTGAGATCAGCTTTGTGCTGTGAACTTAAACAgattgttggtgtgtgtgtctataaCAGTAATGAGTGGTAGCAGCAGAGTGAGCAGAAAGTGTAATCACAATTTGAGTGCAGGAAAAAATACATATCAATACATATATAGATTGGGCATTTAGTCAGCAGCCCTGTCATACAGTCTTGATCCTGAAAACCCGTTTTTAGCTGGGTAGTCTGTGTCCTGTGAAGTAAACAATTGCACAGTGTCTGGCATTCCTGTGTGTGCATTCTTGTGcatgtattttgtgtgtttcagtctgaaCTGAAAAAATCTGAACcaagacttaaaaaacaaaaacaaaactgaaccaAACTAATTTAGCTTGTGCCATTACACCcttaattaataaatatttaCTTTGATATGTTAAAAACTCAGCCATCAGCCGATAATATTTTAAGATAaattgtcagtgtgtgtctcacGGTGGTGACGGTGTCAGTTGTCCTGCTGTCCAGAGACCTGGTCCTCCTCTGAGGGGGTGAGACGCAGAGCTGAGTGAGATCTCCGCAGGATGGAAGcttctgtaaaaaaacaaaacatagtaACATAATAATCAATATCTGAAt is part of the Notolabrus celidotus isolate fNotCel1 chromosome 20, fNotCel1.pri, whole genome shotgun sequence genome and harbors:
- the LOC117832716 gene encoding myosin phosphatase Rho-interacting protein-like, whose amino-acid sequence is MSANRATSPCNKFQENIFNKSKCQNCFKPRELHLLSDKNMEQVRPVYGGWLCLAPEGTDFENPVQRSRKWQRRFFILYEDGCLSFALDEQPSTLPQGTMNLTVSSDVSNAEARTGQRNALCISTPQQEVYIRGDSKDIINGWSDQFSSFLHTSKQNQKKKRKVEPVTSQEPSPAKMAATDQSFSSSESLGESRSDDASQSVSPLCRDEERLFDSVCSPDLLSRNTEADRNNIRTKIQNQTQDRNQVLNMDQDQDRRRGDSSETMLGVDGQEDKSAVSRKRGRESRSNTREKLPSCGDLTQLCVSPPQRRTRSLDSRTTDTVTTLDLLNFKKGWMVKLDDNEQWKKFWFVLSTNTLRFYRDSLAEECSDLEGEIELTHCYNVSECDVQRTYGFLIQTLQGVFTLSAMTAGSRRSWIQALMRNVHPANAPDVTSLPGLRVSPELLHRPDLTLDSPSSERDAQIKHVSVAQRRKDGRNRTLYWTGFKSQTEPSQDPQRNGAVSTEGRRRKEERRRRYEGMLDLSLSPDSQQRTEEECWRKEEVEECWRKVETLFFRPENSVPVFTESRDSEELLDQYRTKVEDLKARLEDSEHLRLKLEDQLKAATDHDQSSDIQVEALRGTRESSQQVKTPPVTPTILLLDSEGNLRDLLHTGTTPSSSSPSSLVSHIEGKTNSDLQNHQGCERVHGSDIIMDIRESSLITDQSADIDDSPQSICVEQHLPPDHEVQRRLTQDMQLLLCQEEALNQRNQELLHQLTEANHEIEGLRAEISRRSSETQQLPYEELQHLLGEEPGHLHEEEEEEGEEESEAVEVLQAGLILRSQELLEAQSLISSLVESLRETEELLEVSDAAEKGEELKEDTEEEEELRPQCFEEPEVKLETQPYQSEQNFEGLHMQNTEIEEVEKCNHQLTEEAEPEFRGWSHMDEESSRVLVSVEEKICAVIEDMMKRMKAVDKLWELMQEVEVSLSDEEEEPMMKSQLKMEEVLWRSMLTKLETNGSKDLEEKPEKELLREVTERMMVEKQILCLGLSLIPETGEGKDLMDINLICRTDEIHFRDVTKMKISLLNLIASSVSSSISSTIQDRLHLLATRLSDSQLSDDSWFRLSLFAAAESLSCSRLNHLQSKCERKPEDKKQTPPTSSTPSLCSNCVDLLKENQELREKLTNRGEQQSSSSSMREQTDSSCQTEETQTQDVETEMEYQIISEENVEQAEEEEEDKDEEKMEEDSMKGEESAEADIEEILLLRGLVKELEEQLFVMKEGFDGKLSSVQRQHEKEMDKLKATCGRGLGSMEESHSKVVEELQRRHHQEVERLLMERDRLLEEESAATATAIEAIKNAHRVELQEENRRHQCECSSGNTPLEEIYRRHREELASSQRELQVLSQQFSLRCLEVGHLVQALEAERKALSVCQQENQHLRTRNQELSAHLAAEITRLCSQVKQDDLPLSQRMDVYEMEITLRVKESEVQSLIQETTSLKDELQTAQSEKRNATKKYKEMLTELNVLRAKTERETHELRENLRLAHCALDQTYT